One Rossellomorea aquimaris DNA window includes the following coding sequences:
- a CDS encoding alkaline phosphatase: MNTLKRLIILTILLSLLAFSLPSSCLFAAPNPPKKNVILMIMDGTNSDIVTLSRWYRGTDLQLDKILVGGVRTYSAQSAITDSAAAGSAMATGMKTKADYIGMNPDGRPVLTVLEGAKLSGYKTGIVATSPVQHATPAAFTAHVLNRDEFGDIGEQQVYQGLDVILGGGSAWLKPKSKDHVKNDDGMLKTKEVSREDGENLVEVIGSEGYDLVLTRDGLLKRKGSSKLWGAFAEEDIAYEMDRKTLNPDEPSLADMTRAAIQRLSQSEKGFFLMVEGSKVDWAAHKNDPVGMISEVLSFDDAVGEALAFAREDGNTMVIAVTDHGNSGLTLGNQGTNGDYKNQPVEKFVEPLRNAELTIKGAISQLKEDRSNLKEVLSNYGLGNLSKNEFCAMEDASKKVEDLEDEMVKLMAKRANLGFTTHGHTGEDVFLYAYGPGKPGGLIENTDIPKVISKYLGFSLTSGEFASWYVDGAEFYRERGFNVKIEGRTSKNPVMVVKRGDEELRFPENKDFYLKNGEMVGLKSVNVYDGETFYVHVEG; the protein is encoded by the coding sequence ATGAATACACTAAAACGCCTCATCATCCTAACCATCCTCCTCTCCCTCCTGGCCTTCTCCCTCCCCTCCTCCTGCCTATTTGCCGCCCCAAACCCACCCAAGAAAAACGTCATCCTCATGATCATGGACGGCACCAACTCCGACATCGTAACATTGTCGCGTTGGTACCGAGGGACGGACCTTCAATTGGATAAGATTTTGGTCGGCGGCGTCCGGACGTATTCTGCCCAGTCAGCGATCACCGATTCCGCTGCAGCCGGGTCGGCCATGGCCACCGGTATGAAGACGAAAGCTGATTACATAGGAATGAACCCGGATGGACGCCCTGTTTTGACCGTACTTGAAGGTGCCAAGTTGTCAGGCTACAAGACCGGCATCGTAGCTACCTCACCTGTCCAGCATGCCACTCCGGCTGCGTTCACAGCCCATGTTCTGAACCGAGATGAATTTGGAGACATCGGCGAACAACAGGTGTACCAGGGGCTCGACGTTATCTTAGGTGGAGGTTCCGCCTGGTTGAAACCGAAATCAAAAGACCACGTAAAAAACGACGATGGCATGCTTAAAACGAAAGAAGTCAGTCGCGAGGACGGAGAAAATCTCGTGGAGGTCATCGGCTCAGAGGGCTATGATTTGGTTTTGACGAGGGACGGACTTCTAAAAAGAAAAGGCTCTTCTAAATTATGGGGTGCGTTTGCTGAAGAGGACATTGCCTATGAAATGGACAGGAAGACGTTAAACCCTGATGAACCTTCACTTGCGGATATGACTCGTGCGGCCATCCAGCGCCTTTCTCAAAGTGAGAAGGGATTCTTCTTGATGGTCGAAGGCAGCAAGGTGGATTGGGCTGCTCATAAAAATGATCCAGTCGGAATGATCAGTGAGGTATTGAGCTTTGATGACGCCGTGGGAGAGGCTTTGGCATTCGCTCGTGAAGATGGCAATACGATGGTGATCGCCGTGACCGACCACGGGAATAGCGGCCTCACCCTTGGGAATCAAGGGACAAACGGGGATTATAAAAATCAGCCAGTTGAGAAGTTTGTGGAGCCATTGCGTAATGCTGAGCTTACCATTAAAGGCGCTATTTCCCAACTCAAGGAGGATCGATCAAATTTAAAAGAGGTTCTTTCAAACTATGGGTTGGGGAATCTGAGTAAGAATGAATTCTGCGCAATGGAAGATGCCTCTAAAAAAGTGGAGGACTTGGAGGATGAAATGGTGAAGCTGATGGCTAAGCGGGCTAATCTTGGCTTTACAACTCATGGACACACCGGTGAGGATGTCTTCTTATATGCATACGGTCCCGGGAAGCCCGGGGGTCTTATTGAAAATACCGATATACCCAAAGTGATTTCCAAGTATCTGGGATTTTCATTAACTTCCGGCGAATTTGCCTCCTGGTATGTGGATGGAGCGGAATTTTATCGTGAAAGAGGTTTTAACGTGAAGATCGAGGGACGGACCTCGAAAAATCCTGTGATGGTGGTGAAGCGTGGGGATGAAGAGCTTCGTTTTCCTGAAAATAAGGATTTCTACTTGAAAAATGGTGAAATGGTGGGGTTGAAGAGTGTGAATGTGTATGATGGGGAGACTTTTTATGTGCATGTGGAGGGATAA
- a CDS encoding DEAD/DEAH box helicase, producing MLKLSSVKINVNTTEYEDRFFITAENDEGELLPPKEWKGQLFLWHEESYYGTLLEDSTNGIAVTQWQLLTLLAGEHFSSMIDWDWDETGQACIAIAPVIYESVEAGRWLPRFEEWQEKGLQFHIPEEVWSNFNDEFWEEELPDGGPSLKNLTENWFQGALNEAMASGGSSAMKRIQKLKESTLTSEELDAYFDEKRWSEWIAGEDEELPFSIGLRISEPLDEDESWELETILRDRKKTNRVLSLAEDTVPASWKKHLPDVSEEQERWMKMMPILRDVDGSLRTALGEHDAWDFLSVLSEKLIDLDIEILLPSWWEAMKDAQVLVKAKLKNTDTSYRPSFVGLNAMLDFDWRLSMNGVNLSEDDFNQLVDNQRRLVKIRGQWMKLDPAMIRRIQQMMTKAKQEGISIQDMLEQELVPRDSDETDLEPDDDDHDPYKYAKIQLELNRSMKKMIHQLTNVSSIPLTETPDTFIGELRPYQQLGMSWMLFLRKFGFGACLADDMGLGKTVQLITYLQHVKETEKPTTPSLIVAPTSVLGNWQRELEKFAPDLKVHLHYGPTRAKGEQFAAEIKGVDVVLTSYGLSHIDFDELSEVVWSSISLDEAQNIKNANTKQSRAIRKLSGKHHIALTGTPMENRLSELWSIFDFLNHGYLGGFTQYQKNYIAPIEKDESEEKVKELQAKIKPFLLRRTKKDPEVELNLPEKLEQKEYCHLTTEQAALYEQLVKDTLAKIETLSGFERKGLILQMLNQLKQLCNHPALYLKEPDPKSILSRSEKMQKLKDIVETALESGEACLIFTQYISMGEMIQEVMKEEFNVDVPFLNGSMAKGKRDELVEKFQNGEFPVFLLSLKAGGTGLNLTAANHVVHYDRWWNPAVENQATDRAYRIGQQRFVHVHKLVSSGTLEEKIDAMLMKKQALNDEIIRSDQWVTELSDQDLESLLVLE from the coding sequence ATGCTTAAACTGTCTTCCGTAAAAATCAACGTCAACACAACTGAATATGAAGACCGTTTCTTCATCACTGCGGAAAACGACGAAGGAGAACTTCTGCCTCCAAAAGAATGGAAAGGTCAGCTGTTTCTTTGGCATGAAGAAAGTTACTACGGGACACTCCTTGAGGATTCCACAAACGGGATTGCAGTGACTCAGTGGCAGCTTCTCACATTACTTGCCGGTGAGCATTTCAGCAGCATGATCGATTGGGACTGGGACGAGACCGGGCAGGCGTGCATTGCGATAGCCCCTGTGATCTACGAATCGGTGGAAGCCGGTCGCTGGCTCCCCCGCTTCGAGGAATGGCAGGAAAAAGGGTTGCAGTTTCATATACCCGAGGAAGTCTGGTCGAATTTTAACGATGAGTTCTGGGAAGAAGAGCTTCCTGATGGAGGTCCGTCCCTCAAAAACCTCACCGAAAATTGGTTTCAGGGTGCGTTGAATGAGGCGATGGCTTCTGGTGGATCGAGTGCGATGAAGAGGATCCAGAAGCTGAAGGAAAGTACGCTGACGTCTGAGGAGCTGGATGCGTATTTTGATGAGAAACGCTGGAGTGAATGGATTGCCGGCGAGGATGAGGAACTTCCGTTTTCGATCGGTCTGAGGATTTCTGAGCCTCTTGATGAGGATGAGTCCTGGGAGCTGGAAACGATTTTAAGAGACCGCAAGAAAACGAATCGCGTCCTTTCACTGGCTGAAGACACAGTCCCTGCTTCCTGGAAAAAGCATCTGCCTGATGTATCCGAAGAACAGGAACGCTGGATGAAGATGATGCCGATCCTCCGTGACGTGGATGGTTCCCTCCGCACGGCTCTTGGTGAGCACGATGCCTGGGATTTCCTATCCGTATTAAGTGAGAAACTCATCGACTTGGACATTGAAATCCTCCTGCCATCCTGGTGGGAAGCGATGAAGGATGCTCAGGTGTTGGTGAAAGCGAAACTAAAGAACACGGACACAAGCTATCGTCCTTCCTTCGTAGGATTGAATGCCATGCTTGATTTCGACTGGCGATTATCCATGAACGGTGTCAATCTGTCAGAGGATGATTTTAATCAACTCGTCGATAATCAGCGCCGGTTAGTGAAGATCCGCGGTCAGTGGATGAAGCTTGATCCCGCTATGATTAGAAGGATTCAGCAGATGATGACGAAAGCGAAGCAGGAAGGGATTTCGATCCAGGATATGCTTGAGCAGGAGCTTGTTCCCCGCGATTCTGATGAAACGGATCTGGAGCCGGATGACGACGACCATGATCCTTATAAATATGCCAAGATCCAGCTGGAACTCAATCGATCTATGAAAAAAATGATTCATCAGCTGACAAATGTGTCATCGATTCCTTTAACGGAAACACCTGACACGTTTATCGGCGAGCTTCGTCCTTATCAGCAGCTGGGTATGAGCTGGATGCTATTTTTGCGTAAATTCGGCTTTGGCGCTTGTCTAGCAGACGACATGGGACTCGGAAAAACAGTGCAACTGATCACGTACCTGCAGCATGTGAAGGAAACCGAGAAACCGACGACGCCCTCCCTGATCGTTGCCCCTACCTCCGTTCTCGGAAACTGGCAGCGTGAGTTGGAGAAATTTGCTCCGGACCTAAAGGTTCACCTTCATTATGGACCGACACGTGCAAAAGGAGAACAATTTGCCGCGGAGATCAAAGGCGTAGATGTGGTTCTTACCTCTTACGGCTTGTCCCATATTGATTTTGACGAGTTATCGGAAGTGGTTTGGTCTTCCATCTCCCTTGATGAGGCGCAAAATATCAAGAATGCCAATACGAAGCAATCACGTGCCATCCGCAAACTCAGCGGTAAGCACCATATTGCGCTTACCGGGACACCGATGGAGAATCGATTATCCGAGTTGTGGTCTATCTTTGATTTCCTGAACCACGGTTACCTCGGTGGTTTCACACAGTATCAGAAAAACTATATTGCTCCGATTGAAAAGGATGAATCTGAAGAAAAAGTCAAAGAGCTTCAGGCAAAAATCAAGCCTTTCCTATTGCGTCGTACGAAAAAAGATCCCGAAGTGGAATTGAATCTGCCAGAAAAACTGGAGCAGAAAGAATATTGTCACCTGACCACTGAACAGGCGGCACTGTATGAGCAGCTGGTGAAAGACACTCTCGCTAAAATTGAAACATTGAGTGGATTTGAGCGCAAAGGATTAATCCTGCAAATGCTCAACCAGTTGAAGCAGCTATGTAACCACCCTGCTCTCTATTTAAAAGAACCAGATCCAAAATCGATCCTCTCCCGCTCTGAAAAAATGCAGAAGCTGAAAGACATCGTGGAAACCGCCCTGGAGTCTGGCGAAGCATGCCTGATCTTCACTCAATATATTTCAATGGGTGAAATGATCCAGGAAGTGATGAAAGAAGAATTCAACGTCGATGTCCCATTCCTGAACGGAAGCATGGCAAAAGGAAAACGGGATGAGCTGGTGGAGAAATTCCAAAATGGCGAATTCCCAGTCTTCCTATTGTCACTGAAAGCCGGCGGAACCGGATTGAACCTGACCGCAGCCAACCACGTCGTCCACTACGATCGCTGGTGGAACCCGGCAGTCGAAAACCAGGCAACCGACCGTGCTTATCGAATCGGACAACAGCGATTCGTTCATGTCCATAAGCTGGTCTCATCAGGTACCCTTGAGGAAAAAATAGATGCCATGCTGATGAAAAAGCAGGCATTGAACGATGAGATCATCCGCAGTGATCAGTGGGTTACGGAATTATCGGATCAAGATTTGGAATCTTTGTTGGTGTTGGAATAG
- the ssb gene encoding single-stranded DNA-binding protein: MINQVTLVGRLTKDPEVRKTLEGKSILNATIAVNRNYKNQKGQIDTDFVLCTIWNRAADNMEKYCRKGSVVGVTGRIQTRYYDNDQGKRTYVTEVVAENVRFMDSRRETAEAPEPGKKELIELPF; the protein is encoded by the coding sequence TTGATCAACCAAGTGACCCTCGTTGGAAGGCTGACCAAAGATCCTGAAGTACGAAAAACATTGGAAGGGAAATCAATACTTAACGCTACGATAGCTGTGAATCGTAACTACAAGAATCAAAAAGGCCAAATTGATACAGATTTTGTACTCTGCACCATATGGAACCGGGCTGCAGACAATATGGAGAAATATTGCCGAAAGGGATCTGTCGTTGGAGTGACCGGTCGCATACAAACCCGCTATTATGATAATGATCAAGGAAAACGTACGTATGTAACCGAAGTCGTCGCGGAAAATGTCCGATTTATGGACAGCAGGCGGGAAACCGCGGAAGCCCCCGAGCCGGGCAAGAAAGAGCTAATTGAATTACCGTTTTAA
- a CDS encoding YwpF-like family protein → MKTFKVISLQVVEKDELRDFEIVDGLIINKEDGQSTWLVETYLSNEYIEFFQKAQQRKGDLEIQVVISHKANDPAAFMTSIRCIKEMDEHISIMFEGKLKKQRNEYAEILLDDLVQKGYSGEELIREFREKMVSKPRIPVSSKPSV, encoded by the coding sequence ATGAAAACCTTTAAAGTTATTTCACTGCAAGTAGTGGAGAAAGATGAACTGCGTGACTTTGAGATAGTGGACGGTCTGATTATCAATAAAGAGGATGGGCAGAGTACGTGGCTTGTCGAAACGTACTTGTCGAATGAATATATTGAGTTCTTTCAGAAGGCTCAGCAACGTAAGGGAGATTTGGAAATTCAGGTCGTGATTTCCCATAAAGCCAATGATCCTGCTGCTTTCATGACTTCTATCCGTTGTATTAAAGAGATGGATGAGCATATCAGTATTATGTTTGAGGGGAAATTGAAGAAACAGAGGAATGAATATGCCGAAATACTCCTTGATGACTTGGTGCAAAAAGGATATTCGGGGGAAGAATTAATCCGTGAGTTTCGCGAGAAAATGGTATCGAAGCCAAGGATTCCTGTATCATCAAAACCTAGCGTTTAA
- a CDS encoding helix-turn-helix domain-containing protein — protein sequence MIGERVKKYRKEKRMSMTELAEKAGVAKSYLSSIERNLQKNPSIQFLEKISVALGIPMDALLHDQVDDTTIDHEWIKIAEEAMDSGITKEQFREFIEFNKWKLGNK from the coding sequence ATGATTGGAGAAAGAGTAAAGAAATATCGCAAAGAAAAACGAATGTCCATGACAGAACTGGCTGAAAAAGCCGGTGTCGCCAAATCATATTTAAGTTCTATAGAGCGTAACCTTCAAAAAAATCCGTCCATTCAATTTCTTGAGAAAATTTCAGTAGCTTTAGGCATTCCAATGGATGCATTATTACATGATCAAGTCGATGACACTACTATTGATCACGAGTGGATCAAGATCGCAGAAGAGGCAATGGATTCCGGAATTACCAAAGAACAATTCCGTGAGTTCATTGAATTTAATAAATGGAAATTAGGCAATAAATAA
- a CDS encoding anti-repressor SinI family protein — protein MTNRELDLEWMELIKQALEAGISKTEIREFLQNQSQEVKTE, from the coding sequence TTGACAAATCGTGAACTTGATCTTGAATGGATGGAACTAATTAAACAAGCTTTAGAAGCCGGAATATCTAAAACAGAAATTAGAGAATTTCTGCAGAACCAGTCCCAGGAAGTGAAAACCGAGTAA
- a CDS encoding helix-turn-helix domain-containing protein, translated as MVGQRIKYLREQKGLTINELSFLSNVSKSYISSIERGLQKNPSIKVLMKIALTLDTSLENIISSPQKGGMLGEEWIELLEKAIKQGLTKEDFHEFLSFIHFKKKRYNNE; from the coding sequence ATGGTAGGTCAGCGAATAAAGTATCTGCGTGAGCAGAAAGGATTAACAATTAACGAACTATCATTTCTATCTAATGTTTCTAAGTCTTACATCAGCTCCATAGAAAGGGGACTCCAGAAAAATCCTTCTATTAAAGTTTTAATGAAAATTGCCCTTACCTTGGATACATCTTTAGAAAATATTATCTCTTCCCCACAAAAAGGGGGTATGCTTGGAGAAGAGTGGATTGAACTTCTTGAAAAAGCTATTAAACAGGGTTTGACCAAGGAGGACTTTCACGAATTCCTTTCTTTTATACATTTTAAAAAGAAAAGGTATAACAATGAATAA
- a CDS encoding class D sortase — MNKLLLVLGSILLFSGLGCSIFAISELIKHEEAQSESIKKAKSMILKNHQENSDSLDSIKMKNDFEVGDVIGILDIPKLKREVPILSGTNEDELEKGVGHYSTTALPGEKNRIFLAGHRDTVFKKMGELQKGDILTVQLKTGVHEYEIYETFIVDESNLSVLEPTTPEEILTLSTCYPFEYLSSTDERYIINARKIN; from the coding sequence ATGAATAAATTACTATTGGTGCTTGGATCTATACTTCTTTTCTCAGGATTAGGTTGTTCCATATTCGCTATTTCTGAATTAATAAAGCACGAAGAGGCTCAGTCAGAATCCATAAAAAAGGCAAAAAGTATGATTCTGAAAAATCATCAAGAAAACTCAGATAGTCTTGATTCAATAAAAATGAAAAATGATTTTGAAGTAGGTGATGTTATAGGAATTTTAGACATCCCTAAATTAAAGCGTGAAGTTCCCATTTTATCAGGGACCAATGAAGATGAATTAGAAAAAGGAGTTGGCCACTACTCTACTACCGCACTACCTGGTGAAAAAAATCGGATCTTTCTAGCAGGACATCGGGATACCGTATTTAAGAAAATGGGGGAACTTCAAAAAGGAGATATATTAACTGTACAACTGAAAACTGGGGTCCACGAATATGAGATTTATGAAACGTTCATTGTGGATGAGAGTAATCTATCAGTCCTTGAACCAACCACTCCTGAAGAAATCCTCACCCTTTCCACCTGCTATCCATTCGAATATCTTTCAAGCACAGATGAGCGTTATATCATAAATGCTCGAAAAATAAATTAA
- the fabZ gene encoding 3-hydroxyacyl-ACP dehydratase FabZ — MLDINEIKEIIPHRYPFLLVDRILEVEEGKKAVGIKNVTANEEFFNGHFPDYPVMPGVLIVEALAQVGAVAMLKVEDNRGRLAFFTGIDKCRFKRQVKPGDQLRLEVEMIRFKGPIGKGKGVATVDGEVACELEMMFALGDKQ; from the coding sequence ATGCTTGATATTAATGAGATTAAAGAGATCATTCCCCATCGTTATCCGTTTTTGTTGGTGGATCGGATCCTTGAGGTGGAGGAAGGTAAGAAAGCGGTTGGGATTAAGAATGTGACGGCGAATGAGGAGTTTTTCAATGGGCATTTCCCTGATTATCCTGTAATGCCTGGTGTATTGATTGTGGAGGCACTTGCTCAGGTCGGTGCTGTTGCTATGCTGAAAGTGGAAGATAACCGCGGGCGGTTGGCTTTCTTCACTGGTATTGATAAGTGTCGTTTCAAGCGTCAGGTAAAGCCGGGGGACCAGCTGAGACTTGAAGTCGAAATGATCCGTTTTAAAGGACCGATCGGTAAAGGAAAAGGCGTTGCGACGGTTGATGGAGAAGTCGCTTGTGAATTAGAAATGATGTTCGCTTTAGGGGATAAACAATAA
- a CDS encoding DNA-directed RNA polymerase subunit beta, translated as MSEKELLQEEKTTRESVKTEKKAKQKDETKPARWVRVRMLPIWLRILLFILLLAGSLLLGAVIGFAGIGDGKAADVFKAETWQHIIDIVMKK; from the coding sequence ATGAGTGAAAAAGAGCTACTACAAGAAGAAAAAACGACAAGAGAATCAGTAAAAACAGAAAAGAAAGCCAAGCAAAAGGACGAAACCAAGCCTGCGCGCTGGGTACGTGTCCGCATGCTGCCAATCTGGCTCAGAATCCTTCTGTTCATCCTCCTTCTTGCAGGAAGTCTCCTTCTCGGTGCCGTCATTGGCTTCGCAGGCATCGGAGACGGCAAAGCAGCCGACGTCTTCAAAGCAGAAACCTGGCAGCATATCATTGATATAGTTATGAAGAAATAA
- a CDS encoding flagellar hook-basal body protein, producing MNRTMITATNTLGQLQKQMDMIGHNLSNADTNGYKRREATFSELLVQQVNNQRVEEFETGRLTPLGVREGSGAKLSQSQLILNQGSLKSTGRSLDFALTSGGQFFKVLAQDENSSAVRYTRDGAFFVSPTGNGEAMLVNGSGLPVLDENDNYITFSEDASSFQLGDNGILTVKGAGGVEEQFNLGIVTVEKSQFLQQFGGNLLGFAENLDELGVTEDEVVTNVVGGARTDISMVQNSLEGSNVDISKEMTDMLNVQRSYQFQSRSISLADQMMGLVNGIR from the coding sequence ATGAATCGAACGATGATTACAGCAACCAACACATTAGGTCAATTGCAGAAACAAATGGACATGATCGGTCATAATCTGTCGAATGCAGATACAAATGGATACAAGCGCCGGGAAGCGACATTCTCAGAGTTACTTGTGCAACAGGTGAACAATCAGCGTGTGGAAGAGTTTGAAACAGGCAGACTTACCCCTCTTGGAGTACGGGAAGGCAGTGGCGCAAAGCTTTCACAATCTCAACTGATCCTGAACCAGGGTTCTTTGAAATCAACGGGTCGCTCGCTGGATTTTGCTTTAACCAGTGGGGGACAGTTCTTTAAAGTCCTTGCTCAAGATGAAAACTCAAGTGCCGTACGCTATACGAGAGACGGAGCATTCTTTGTCAGTCCAACCGGGAATGGGGAAGCAATGCTCGTGAACGGAAGCGGATTACCGGTCCTGGATGAGAACGATAACTATATAACATTTTCAGAAGATGCGTCTTCTTTCCAGCTAGGGGATAATGGAATCCTGACGGTTAAAGGTGCAGGCGGTGTAGAAGAGCAATTCAACCTGGGGATTGTCACGGTTGAAAAGTCTCAATTCTTACAGCAGTTTGGCGGTAATCTGTTAGGTTTTGCAGAGAACCTGGACGAACTCGGGGTTACGGAAGATGAAGTCGTAACGAATGTCGTTGGAGGAGCACGGACTGATATTTCAATGGTCCAGAACTCGTTAGAGGGATCGAACGTTGATATCAGCAAAGAAATGACGGACATGCTGAATGTCCAACGATCATACCAATTTCAGTCCCGCTCGATCTCCCTTGCAGATCAAATGATGGGCCTTGTAAATGGGATACGCTAA
- a CDS encoding flagellar hook-basal body protein — MFRGFYTVASGMLSQQRKTEMLTNNMSNANTPGYKADQASMRAFPEMLMERMDSTSIPTENKLSLPFNQKVGALNTGVYMQETIPSFLQGDLQETGRSLDIALLDVSMPANEETGSTGSIFLAVEGADGNRRYTRNGNLTVNGNGFLTTNSGFYILDENGERIQLDSDQFTVGEKGQILVDENVEATLGVGYSDNPNRLVKQGDGLFATEGNVPLPDAYEQANVSFTTKQGFLERSNVDASRTMTDMLSAYRAFEANQKVLQAYDRSMEKAANEIGRVN; from the coding sequence ATGTTTCGCGGATTTTATACAGTAGCATCAGGAATGCTTTCTCAGCAACGGAAGACTGAAATGTTGACGAATAATATGTCGAATGCGAATACCCCGGGTTATAAAGCGGACCAGGCATCGATGCGGGCATTCCCGGAAATGCTCATGGAGCGGATGGATTCCACGTCGATTCCGACAGAGAACAAACTATCCCTTCCGTTCAATCAAAAAGTGGGAGCCCTGAATACGGGCGTGTATATGCAGGAAACAATCCCTTCATTTTTACAGGGTGATCTGCAGGAGACCGGAAGAAGCCTGGACATTGCACTCTTGGACGTGTCGATGCCTGCCAATGAAGAAACGGGATCAACGGGATCGATTTTTCTGGCGGTGGAAGGTGCGGATGGAAATCGACGCTATACACGAAATGGGAACCTGACTGTGAACGGAAACGGATTTCTCACGACGAACAGTGGTTTTTATATTCTGGATGAAAATGGCGAGCGTATTCAATTAGATAGTGACCAGTTCACTGTTGGGGAAAAAGGGCAGATACTTGTTGATGAAAATGTCGAGGCTACTCTGGGTGTGGGCTATTCAGATAATCCCAACCGACTTGTAAAACAGGGAGACGGACTATTTGCAACAGAAGGAAATGTGCCTCTTCCTGATGCCTATGAACAAGCCAATGTTTCTTTTACCACCAAGCAGGGTTTCCTGGAAAGGTCCAATGTCGATGCATCCCGAACAATGACGGATATGTTATCGGCGTACAGAGCCTTTGAAGCGAATCAGAAAGTACTCCAGGCATATGACCGAAGTATGGAAAAAGCAGCCAACGAAATCGGTCGTGTCAACTGA
- a CDS encoding rod shape-determining protein, protein MFAKDIGIDLGTANVLIHVKGKGIVLNEPSVVALDKNTGKVLAVGEEARRMVGRTPGNIVATRPLKDGVIADFDVTEAMLKHFINKLNVKGFLSKPRILICCPTNITSVEQKAIREAAEKSGGKKIYLEEEPKVAAIGAGMDIFNPTGNMVVDIGGGTTDVAVLSMGDIVTSQSIKMAGDKFDHEILNYIKKEYKLLIGERTAEDIKVNIGTVFSETLDEDRKEMSIRGRDMVSGLPRTITVTSTEIEGALRESVAVIVQAAKNVLEKTPPELSADIIDRGVILTGGGALLHGMDTLLAEELKVPVLIAENPMDCVAIGTGLMLENIDKISRRSII, encoded by the coding sequence ATGTTCGCGAAAGATATTGGGATTGATCTTGGTACGGCTAATGTTTTAATTCATGTTAAAGGAAAAGGGATTGTCTTGAATGAGCCATCGGTTGTGGCTTTGGACAAGAATACAGGTAAGGTATTAGCGGTTGGAGAGGAAGCGCGTCGCATGGTTGGGCGTACTCCTGGAAACATTGTGGCGACTCGTCCGTTAAAAGACGGGGTCATTGCTGACTTTGATGTAACAGAAGCAATGCTGAAGCATTTTATTAATAAATTGAATGTAAAAGGGTTTCTTTCTAAACCAAGAATCTTGATTTGCTGCCCAACGAACATCACGAGTGTCGAGCAAAAGGCAATCAGGGAAGCGGCAGAAAAGAGCGGTGGGAAGAAGATTTATTTAGAAGAAGAGCCTAAAGTCGCTGCAATCGGTGCAGGGATGGATATTTTTAATCCTACAGGAAACATGGTTGTGGACATCGGTGGAGGAACAACGGATGTTGCGGTTCTTTCCATGGGTGATATCGTGACGAGTCAGTCAATCAAGATGGCCGGGGATAAGTTTGACCATGAAATTCTGAACTATATTAAAAAAGAGTACAAGCTTCTGATCGGGGAGCGTACAGCGGAAGATATCAAGGTGAACATCGGGACGGTATTCTCAGAGACATTAGATGAAGATCGAAAAGAAATGAGCATCCGTGGCCGTGACATGGTGTCCGGTCTTCCACGCACGATTACCGTGACATCAACGGAAATCGAAGGGGCCCTTCGTGAATCAGTGGCCGTGATCGTACAGGCTGCTAAGAATGTTCTTGAAAAGACTCCACCTGAATTATCAGCGGATATCATTGACCGCGGAGTTATTTTAACTGGAGGGGGAGCACTTCTTCACGGAATGGACACCCTTCTTGCAGAAGAACTGAAAGTACCGGTTCTCATTGCTGAAAACCCGATGGATTGTGTAGCGATTGGAACAGGATTGATGCTTGAGAATATCGATAAAATTTCCAGAAGAAGCATTATATAA
- the spoIIID gene encoding sporulation transcriptional regulator SpoIIID produces the protein MHDYIKERTIKIGKYIVETKKTVRVIAKEFGVSKSTVHKDLTERLPEINPELANEVKIILDYHKSIRHLRGGEATKQKYKKEELHS, from the coding sequence GTGCACGATTACATCAAAGAGAGAACAATCAAGATTGGTAAGTATATCGTGGAGACGAAAAAAACTGTTCGTGTAATTGCGAAGGAGTTTGGCGTGTCCAAAAGTACTGTCCATAAAGATCTAACAGAACGACTGCCAGAAATTAATCCAGAACTCGCAAATGAAGTCAAAATAATACTTGATTATCATAAATCTATCCGGCATCTACGAGGTGGAGAAGCGACGAAGCAGAAATACAAAAAAGAAGAGCTCCACAGCTAA